A region of the Alphaproteobacteria bacterium genome:
GCGTGGCGGTGTGAATGGCTGGCCTTCGGTTGTGAACAAGCCCACAAACACAATGAAGGTGAAGAGGAAATTAATCGCAGGGCCCGCCGCAACAATCGCTGCCCGCTGCCCAACCGTTTTGTGGAAGAACGCCTGCTTCTTTTCAGCTTCCGTCATCGTATATACTTTTGCATCGGGCGTGCTGGACGGGTCGGCATCGCCAAACATTTTAACATAGCCCCCAAGCGGCAAAATGCTAAAGCGCCAGCGTGTGCCCGACTTGTCATTAAAGCCGATGACTTCCGGACCAAATCCAAGCGAGAACGATTCAATTTTCACGCCGCACATTTTGGCGACGATGTAATGGCCAAATTCATGCACGAACACAACAATACCGAGTACGAGCAGAAAGGATGGCAAGGTATGGAGCAAAATATCTAACATTCAAATTCCTAACGTGATTAGCCTACTAATTGATTTGGTGAGCTTACTTACCGCAAGCTTTGACTTTTTCAGATGCAATACGGCGCGCCGCTGTATCGCTGGTCGTGACCGCTTCAAGTGTATCAAGCGGCTGGATATTCATGGTGGAAAGAGTCTCCTCTACAATTTTGGCAATATCAAGGAAGCCAATTTTGTTGTTTAAAAACGCATCTACCGCGATTTCATTGGCGGCGTTCAAAATAGTTGGTGCAGTTCCCCCGCGTTTTAACGCTTCACGGGTCAAGTGTAAGGCGCGGAAACGGGTTGGATCCGGTTCCTCAAAGGTCAGTGAACCGATTTGCGCGAGGTTAAGGCGCGCCGCCGGTGTTGTCATGCGCTTGGGGTAAGCAAGCGCATACGCAATCGGCGTACGCATATCGGGGCTGCCAAGCTGGGCAAGCACCGAACCGTCCTTGTATTCAACCATGCTGTGAATAACCGATTGCGGATGCACAATCACACCAATTTTTTCTTCCGGCATATCGAACAGGAAGCTTGCTTCGATAATTTCCAATCCCTTATTCATCATCGTCGCGCTATCGATGGAAATCTTGGAACCCATCGACCATACCGGATGCTTGACCGCTTCTTGCGGGGTTACGCGTGCCATATCTTCCAAACTGGTGTGACGGAACGGGCCGCCCGACGCGGTAAGAATTAATCGTTCAATTCCATCACGGCCTTCATCATCAAATACCTGATAAATGGCATTGTGTTCACTATCCACCGGCAGCAAATGCGCCCCGTGGTCACGCACTTCGCGCATCATCAACGGGCCTGCGCAAACAAGGCATTCTTTATTGGCGAATGCAACGGTTGCGCCGCGCTTTACTGCTGCCAAGGTTGGCGGCAAACCCGCTGCACCAACAATTGCGGCCATCACCCAATCACTTTTGCGCTGCGCAGCTTGCGTTATGGCCTGCGCGCCTGCGGCAAGCTCAATCCCCTTACCCGCCACAGCGCTGCCCAAACCGTCCTTTAATGCCTTGTACTTGCTTTCATCGCCAATCACGACCAATTCAGGGCGCAACGCCAACGCCTGCTTAATCAACAAATCCACATTCTGGTTCGCGGTTAGCGCGGTCACGGTGAATTGGTTCGGGTTGGCTTCGATAAGCTCCAGCGTCTGGGTTCCCACCGAACCGGTCGAGCCAAGCACAGTAACGCTGCGCGGGGCAGTCTGCGTTACTCTTGAAAAATCAACTGTTTGCTTCAATGCCTTCACGTTATCACTCATCTAGATCCACTCAATTACTTTGCGTCCACCAGGACAAATCAAACCCGTTCATCCAAAGGGCAACCGACAGCAATAGAGCCGCCATAATCAACCCATCCACGCGGTCAAGCAAGCCGCCATGACCGGGGATAATAACGCCGCTATCCTTTACGCCAGCGTGACGTTTTACCCATGATTCGAATAGGTCACCACAGTGGGCGGCCAATGACAAGCCAAGACCAACTCCTACCACAACTAGCGGTTTTTGTGCAGAAAATAGCATTGAACAAAGATAGGCCATAAGCGCAGCACAACACAGGCCACCGATGAATCCGGTCCATGTTTTGCTAGGACTGATGTCCGGCGCTAATTTGGCGCCGCGCAACATTTTTCCTGTAAAAAAGGCCCCCGTGTCGGTGAGCCATACAACCCCGCATAAGGTGGCCGCCAGCGTAAAGCCCCCTACTTCGCGGATATGCAAAAGCGCGAGCATGGCCGAGCCCAGATACGAAACCCCCATGGATAGCAAAACGGGCTTTTCGATTTTTGAAAGACGAAACCCCGCCATCAACACAAGGCTAAGCGACAGACACAACATAAATGCGGTATTGATATCTGCCTGCAACGCAATACCCCAGGTTAACGCAAGTGAAAACAAAACGCACACCCAGACACGCTTTTGCTGTTTGGGGTTCAACATGGCCAACCATTCATAGCCCGCGAACAGGCAACCCAGCAGCATCAGGCTTTGCCATGGCAATCCACCCAACATCAAAATTGCAAGGAATGACGGCACCAGCACCAGCGCACTGACAAGACGTATCATCAGGTTTTTTGAAATGTGAAACAACGTCATGACGCAAACTTTTTCATGATGCTCTGGCACCATATCTGCGTTCGCGCTTATTGAATTCATCTAAAGCGCGGTTCATATCTTCCGCAGTGAAATCTGGCCACAGCGTATCGAGGAATACGAATTCGGCATAGGCCGATTGCCAGAGCAGGAAATTGCTGATGCGTTTTTCGCCCGATGTGCGGATGATTAAATCAGGGTCGGGAATATCCTGCGTATAAAGCTGCGCGGAAACTGCGGCTTCATCGATTGCCTGCGGCGCAATCAAACCCGCCGATGCTTTTTCTGCCAGCATTTGCACGGCGCGCACCATTTCCTGCCGGCCACCATAACTTAATGCCACGGTTAAATTAAGCCGCGTATTTTGTGCGGTCAGTTCTTCGGCTTTTTCAATCAGAGTGATGATATCCGCATCAAATCTGCTGCGATCACCGATAATACGCAGACGCACCTGTTCTTTATGAAGCTGCGCCAATTCGCCCTGCAAATAGAGACGCAGCAGCCCCATCAAATCCTGCACTTCATCGCTGGGGCGCTTCCAGTTTTCCGATGAAAAACCATACAAGGTCAGATAGGGAATATGTGCATCCACCGCCGATTGCAACGCCCGGCGCACCGCATCAATTCCTGCCTTATGCCCCATCACGCGCGGCAGATGACGCGCAGCAGCCCAGCGGCCATTGCCATCCATGATAATTGCGACATGTTTAGGGGTAGTTGTCATGCAGCTAGTCCCTAACGTCGCCCTTAAACGACCATGATATCTTTTTCTTTATGCGCTAATGCTTCATCAATTTTCTTGATGACTTCGTCGGTCAGCTTCTGGATTTTTTCAGAAAGCGTTTTATGTTCGTCTTCGCCGATTTTCTTGTCTTTTTCCTGTTTTTTCAGATCATCCATACCATCGCGGCGCACATTGCGCACAGCAACGCGGGCAGCTTCAGCATATTTGCCGGCAACTTTGGAAAGTTCCATGCGGCGTTCTTGTGTCAAATCGGGCACTGGCACGCGAATAAGCTGCCCATCACCTTGTGGGTTCAACCCCAACCCCGCGTCACGAATGGCTTTTTCAACATTTTTGCCCATGCCCTTATCCCACACTTGCACGGTCAGCAAACGGGGTTCCGCAACGCTGATGGTCGCAACTTGGTTCAGTGGCATCATGTTGCCATAGGCCTCTACCATTACAGGCTCCAGCATGCCGACATTGGCGCGGCCGGTGCGAAGGCCAGCGAGTTCTTTTTTAAAACTGTCCAGCGAAGCATCCATACGGTGTTTCAAATCATCGAGAAGTGCCATGAGATTTTCTTTCTAGTTTTAGATACTAATTTTCAGTGATAATCGTAAAGCGTCCCTTGCCTTGGACAACTTCGGCAAGCTCGCCATGCGAGAAGATAGAGAATACGATGATGGGAATGCGGCTTTGGCGTGCCAATGAAATGGCCGATGTATCCATCACTTCCAGATCCTTGGTCAGCACATCTAAATAGGTCAGGCGTTCAAAACGTGTTGCGTTCTTATCCTTGCGCGGATCGGCGGAATAAACACCATCTACCTTGGTTGCTTTAATCAGCGCATCACAGCCCATTTCAGATGCGCGCAATGCCGCCGCTGTATCGGTAGTAAAGAACGGGTTACCGGTACCAGCTGCGAAAATCACCACACGGCCTTTTTCCATATGGCGAATGGCACGGCGACGAATATAAGGTTCGCACACGGCCGCCATCGGAATGGCGGATTGCACACGGGTTTGAACGGAGACTTTTTCAAGAGCATTCTGCATCGCCAACGCATTCATCATGGTGGCAAGCATCCCCATGTAATCTGCGGTTGCGCGTTCCATGCCGCTTGCTGCGCCCGATACGCCGCGGAAGATATTTCCGCCGCCAATCACCACGCACACCTGAATGCCTTTGGATACAACGTCTTTGATTTCTTCGGCAACACGGTCAAGCACGGTTTGGTCGAGCCCATAATCGCGCTCGCCCATCAAGGCTTCACCGGAAAGTTTGAGAAGAATGCGTTGGTACTTTGCAGGCTTGATAGAAGTATTCATAGCTTCATCCTTAACATTTTTACGTGCGAGATTATCAGCCATGTTTTACTCCCCATCCAAACCACCCAAAAAAGACCAACGCCAGAAACAAGCGATGTATTAGCTAGCCATCTTAGCAACTTCGGCGGCAAAGTCCGTCTGTTCTTTTTCGATTCCTTCACCAAGGTGATAGCGAACAAAAGCGGTCAATTGCACGGGGGTACCTAGGTCTTTTGCGGCTTTTTCAACAACCGCCTTGATCTTGGTTTCGCCGTCCACCACAAAGGTTTGCTCAAGCAAGCATACTTCTTCATAGTATTTCTTGATGCGGCCATCCACCATCTTGGCGATGATTTCGGCTGGCTTACCTGCGGCTTGGGCTTGTTCCGTGAAAATCGCGCGTTCACGTTCCAACGCCTTTGCATCCACGCTGCTTGCATCCAGAAATTCAGGACGCGCAGCAGCAATGTGCATAGCAATCTGTTTGCCAAGCGCTTGCAGCTTTGCGGCATCAGCCTTGGATTCCAGCGCAACCAATACGCCGATCTTGCCAATGCCAGGAGCAATCGCATTGTGCATGTAGCTAGCAACAACACCTTCCTTCACACTCACCTGCGTTGCGCGGCGAAGGTTCATGTTTTCACCCACGGTTGCAATCAGGTTGGTGATTTCACCAAACACATCGCGGCCAGTGCCAGGGTATGGCTGGGTCTTCAGCTTTTCGATATCAGTTGTGGTGTTGTGTGCCACATCCGCAACCGTGCGAACATAGGATTGAAAGCCTTCATTGCGACCAACAAAGTCGGTTTCCGCATTCACTTCAACCGCTGTGCCCTTGGTGCCGCTTGCCACAACAGCAACCAGACCTTCAGCAGCAACGCGGCCAGCTTTCTTGGCAGCTGCCGAAAGGCCCTTCTTGCGAAGCCAATCGATCGCTGCTTCCATATCGCCAGCAGCCTCGGTCAACGCCTTCTTGCAATCCATCATCCCTGCGCCAGTTTTTTCGCGCAGTTCCTTTACCGCATTTGCAGAAATATCCGCCATGAGTTCCTCTTATATATGTAAGGTCGTTAAGTCTTAAGCAGTCTTAGTATCGTTTGCTACGCCGGTTGGCAGCAGGATTTCAGCTGGCTTTTCTGCCGCGCCCAAATCAATACCGCTTGCAACCATTTCTTTTTGCAAACCATCAAGAACGGATTGCGCAACCACGTCACAGTAAAATTCAATGGCACGCAGCGCGTCATCGTTACCTGGAACGGGATATGCAATGCCCGATGGATCGGAATTGCTGTCAAGAACAGCAACCACAGGAATGCCAAGCTTTTGTGCTTCTTTTACAGCGATATCTTCTTTGTTGGTATCGATGATGAAGATGATGTCTGGCAAACCGCCCATATCTTTAATACCGCCCAAGGCTTGTTCAAGCTTGTTGCGTTCACGGGTCTTTTCCAAAAGTTCTTTCTTGGTCAGCTTTGCAGCTTGTTCAACAATTTCGGTTTCCAGATCGCGCAGACGCTTGATGGAGTATGAAATGGTCTTCCAGTTGGTGAGCATACCGCCCAGCCAACGGCTGTTCACAAAGTATTGACCGCATTGGCGTGCTGAAGCTGCAATTTTTTCTTGCGCTTGGTGCTTGGTGCCAACGAATAATACGCGGCCACCTTGTGAAACCACATCGCGAATGGCGTTCAGGCCACGGTAAAGCAATGGAACGGTTTGTTCCAGATCGATGATGTGTACGTTATTGCGAACGCCGAAAAGATATGAAGACATCTTCGGATTCCAACGGCGTGTGTTATGTCCGAAATGTACGCCCGCTTCCATGAGCTGACGCATGCTGAATGATGGCATTGCCATGTTTTAGTTCCCTTCTCCGGTTAATACGTCGGCAAGTCTGTTGTGATTGAGCATCGCTCAACACCGGACGGCAGCAGGGCAGTTTTTTTGTCCACCCATAGGCCTAAACTTGCCTGTGATTTAAGTTAAACTTCTAACGAAGCTGTTGGGCGATGTTGTAGGGGTCTTAAGGATGTAATGCAAGTCTATAATTGGTATTCACAGCCACCCGTTAAGCCCTTCATGCCATTAATCTTTTTACTTTCGGGTGCGAGCTATACACTGGGGCAGATATTTTAAAACATAGATATAGGCCATATGCCGCCCCTAACCCGCCGAAAATCCATATTTGTAATGGCAGCCGCCCTGCTCCTGCCAACCCAAACTGCCGCCCAAAGCGCGGGCGGTATCCCGCAAAAATTTGCAACGCCCGGCTTTGATTTTTCCAATCCGGAACGCGTGGTTGAAATCGCTGAAAAAATTTTTGCCAGCTACGGTCATAAAATCCAGCGGGATAAAATAAAAATCGATTTTGAAGCGGAGACAGAAAACAATCCGGCAACATTCCAGTTCACGCACACCGACACAGCGATAGATGCCTATGGGCAAAAGAAACCAAAAATCGCATTCACCGTATATACCGACACTCCAACAGCATCGATTGGTAGAGAATTTCACGCGGGCACACATACTCGCGGTATAAAACTGATCATCCACCATAACGACATCAAAGGCGCGCCTATTACTGCATCAGTTGATATCTATGAAGACCTATACCTTGGGAGGCTGCGCGTAGAATATTCTACTTCAATATTGGGGATTGATAACATCCAAACATCAAGCCGTATTGTGGTAAAGCAATTCGCATCCAGCACCGGCAACACATCCGCATCCTTGCTTGAACTAGAAACAGCAGAATTATTTGTCAGCTACGCATCGCAAATTCGCGCCATCACCCCTGCAAGCAACGCGCCGTCACAAGAGATTCATTCAGCGCTAATTACCTATGAACTAACCGAACGCGGTGAAAAATATAATTATATTCCCAATCTGGACAGCGTTTTATCATTCGGGCGCGAAAATTTACCTGCCCATACACGCAAACGAATGATCGCAGAATTTGTACCCACCAGCTTAATCGCTGCAAAACAAAACGCATTGGCGTTGATCAATGCTGCAAAAGATGCCGGATTATTTGGCCCCGTGCCCACCGCGCCAGCAGCTAGACCAAACACGGCACCCGCTCTGCGCAATGATAAGCTAAAATAATCAGCTACCAGATGCTGATATTGCCGCCCGCACAGGAAAAGTTATAGCGGTTGCCGTACCGGTCGAAGGCCAAACCGCTTTTCGGATGACCGGTGAATATAATCTCGTCATTCTCACCGGTATGCGCGTTAATCTCGTCCTGCACCTGTGCCTGACATGGGCTGAGGAACCCAAGGCCGCTTGGATTATACGGGCGCTTCACTTTCCAATGAACATGTTTGCGGTCAACAAACTCATTCAATCGACCGCCGGTTTGTGCGTCGGTCAGCTCGCCATCGCTGCGGCCATATTTTTTGCCATCACCTTCGCATGAATTTGGATATTCGCATTCTGCTTTGGGATTATAGGCATCTTTAAACCGCTCACGCTCGAAGCCTTTATTAATGGTCGTCGCTGCCTCATTCGCATGTGCCAGCGGTACAAAAAACAGAAAGGCAAGGGTCGGGAAAATGAAGCGCATTGTAATAAGATACTCCACAACAACGGCGAGATTTGGGCAAATCTTATAAATCCTGCACTTCAAGAATGCCGTTTAAGCTCTTAATCTCGCTGCGCATTTCCGGCGGAATGGTATAACGACCCGCCAATTCAATCTCCGCCTCCTCTTCGCCATCAATATCGATTTTGATTTGAATGCGGCTTTTGCCCTTTGGCAGCTTGGCGGTGATGGCCTGTAATGGCCCAATCGCCCTATCCATACCCAGCACCAGTGCAAGCCCTTGGCTTTCGCGCGCCGCGACCATTTCCAACTTTTCCAGCCCCTGCACCGTCAACCGGTATTCATCGGGTTTGCCTTGCACATCCACACTCAGCAGCAAGGGCGTACCCGCCACCAGACTATCGCGGTGCGCGGACAAGGTTTCGGAGAATAGCGTTGCTTCAAACATGCCGGAATTATCGGAAAGCTGCACAAACGCAAAACGGTTGCCTGATTTTGCCGTGCGCTCCTGTTTGGATATCACAATACCTGCGATCTTGCGCCGCGTAGAACCGGATGAACCCGCCGCCGCTGCAAGGCCGGATGCTTTAATGGCGCCCAATCTATCCAGCAACGGGCGATAGGCATCCAGCGGATGTGATGACAGAAAAAAGCCCAGCGCGGAGAATTCATTTTGCAGCTTAATCAGCTCATCCCATGGTTTTACATCCTGCATTTGCGGTTTGCTGATATTCTGCGCATTGCCGAACATGCTCACCTGTCCTGACTCGCGCTCCTGCGTTGCGGCACTGGCAAGCCGCGTGAACATTTCAACATGTTCAATCAGCTGCGCGCGGTTTTTATGCAAACTATCAAACGCGCCCGCATTAATCAGGTTTTCCATCTGCCGTTTATTCATCACGCGGTTATCAAGCCGTGATGCGAATTCGAACATATCCTTGAATTTTCCTTTTGCTTCGCGTTCCGCAACCAAGGCTTTCATGGCCGCCTGCCCCACACCCTTGATGGCGGCGAGTGCATAACGAATGCCTTGCTTACCATCGCCGACATCTTCCATGGCGAATACATCATGGCTGCGGTTGACATCGGGCGGCAGCAAGGGGATGGATTTGCGCGTCAATTCCTGCCGGAATAAATTCAGTTTATCGACCGCGCCCATTTCAAAGGTCATGGATGCGGCATAGAACGCGACCGGATAATTCGCCTTCATATATGCGGTTTGATAGGCAATAAGCGCATATGCGGCCGCGTGCGATTTATTAAAGCCATAGCCTGCGAACTTATCCACCTGATCAAAGATCATCGATGCCTGTTCGCCATCGACACCTTTTTTCGCGGCACCTTCAATGAAGCTTTGGCGCTGCGCCGCCATTTCCTCTTTAATTTTTTTACCCATCGCGCGGCGCAGCAAATCAGCGCTGCCCAGCGTATATCCAGCCAAAACCTGCGCGATTTGCATCACCTGTTCCTGATAAATCGCAATGCCGTAAGTTTCTTTCAGCACAGGCTCAAGCAGTGGATGCAGATAATCTGGCTGTTCTTCGCCCGCCTTCACCTTGATGTATTTAGGAATGTTATCCATCGGGCCGGGACGGTAAAGTGCAACAAGCGCGATAATATCTTCAAAGCGGTTTGGCTTCATCCGGCGCAGCGTGTCGCGCATGCCCGCACTTTCAAGCTGGAACACCCCAAGTGTATCACCCTTGGCAATCATCTCGTATGTCTTGGCATCATCCAGCGGAAGGTTATTGATATCCAGCACCGCGCCCTGTGCCTTCGCCATTTTTTCTGCAAGCTGCAATACGTCTAATGTTTTCAAACCCAAGAAGTCGAATTTGACCAGCCCCGCCTGTTCAACTGTTTTCATATTGAACTGCGTCACCGGCAATGGCGAACGCGGGTCACGGTACATGGGAATGAGTTCTTGCAATGGCCTATCGCCGATCACCAAACCCGCCGCGTGGGTCGATGCGTGCGCATATAACCCCTCCAGCTTCAAGGCGATGTCGATGAGCTGCGCAACGCTGGCATCTTCATCGCGCAAGGCTTTTAACTGCGGTTCAACCTTCACCGCGTCTTTTAATGTCACAGGGTTGGCCGGATTGAATGGCACAAGTTTACAAATTTTATCAACATAGCCCAATGGCATGCCCAGCACACGGCCCACATTGCGCAGCACTGCGCGCGCCTGCAACTTGCCAAACGTAATAATCTGCGCAACTCGGTCTTTCCCGTAACGCTGCTGCACATAGCCAATAACCTCGTCACGCCGTTCCTGACAAAAGTCGATATCGAAATCCGGCATCGATACGCGTTCGGGGTTGAGGAACCGTTCAAACAGCAACCCGAATGGAATGGGGTCAAGGTCAGTGATGGTGAGCGCCCATGCAACCAATGAACCCACACCCGAACCACGGCCCGGGCCAACCGGAATATTATTCGCCTTTGCCCATTGAATGAAGTCCGCAACAATCAGGAAGTAACCCGCAAACCCCATATTGGTAATGACGTTTAATTCGAAATTCAGGCGGTCTTCATATAATTTTTTATCGGTAATATAGGTGTTGGTGAGATAGCGTTTGTTTAAACCCTCGATCGCTTGCCGGCGCAATTCGCCGACTTCATCAAGACCGGATGCCGTTTTAAACGGCGGCAAAATGGGTTTGTGTTTCTTGGGCCAAAAGGTGCAACGCTGCGCGATGATAACTGTGTTCGCAATCGCTTCGGGAAGATCATCGAACAGATCTTCCATTTCTTCCGCAGTCTTAAAATAATGATTGGTAGTTACACGCGCGCGGTCGGTATCGCTCACATATCCTTTGGATGCGATACATAACAACGCATCATGCGCTTCGCTCATATCCTCAATCGCGAACTGCACATCATTGGTCGCGACAATCGGCAAATTGTATTTATAGGCGAGATCAAGGAAATGCCCTTCGGTGCGTTCTTCCTTGTCGCCGATATCGCCTTCCTTATGGCGTTGCAATTCCACATATAAGCGCGTGGGGAATGCTTTTTGCAGACGTTGCAGCAATTCTTCCGCGCTTGCCGTCTGCCCCGTCAATATCAATTGCCCGATGGGGCCATTTGCACCGCCCGTTAGAACGATAATGCCATCGCTGTATTTTTCTAACTTCGAAAGGGTGACATGCGGCGAACCATCTTCGGGTGTATCCAGATATGCAGCGCTGACCAATTGCGTGAGGTTTTTATAACCTGTTTCGTTTTGCGCAATGAGGATAAGCGAAGCATCGGCGATTTTATCAAAGCCTTTGATGGTCTTATCCAGCACGCGAAGCTGACAACCCATAATGGGTTGAATGCCGTTCTCCACCGCTTCCAACGCGAATTCCAACGCGCCGAACATATTGTTGGTATCGGTCACCGCCACCGCAGGCATGTTGTGATGCTTTGCCAGTTTGACAACGTCTTTGACCTTTATCGCGCCTTCAAGCAGCGAATAGGCAGAATGTGTGCGGAGATGGATGAACATATATCAGCGGCGTTAATCTATTAACCATAGATAGCGTAATTACTTTCCCTAAATAGGCAATAGAATAACTCTTAACATTCATTTCAATAACCACAGGATTTTGGCATGGCACAATACTCTTACACCCGCAAAACACATACCCAAGGAAGCGCTGGATCAAATTTGAATATCGAACGATCTGAGGTGGAAGATGTAGGCAGGTTCAGCACCGCCGCTAGTGCACAATTCGCAAGAATTTTTTCCCAGATAGAATCCGGAGAACTAATTAATATTATCACCAATGACCTTGTTAACAATGACATTACAACAAGAAGCGTCGTAGGTTATGTTGAACCACATGGCGATCTTGCAAAAATTTCTGAAATCAGAATTTTGCACAGGGCAAATGAAATAGAAATCACCGCAAAAAACAAACAAGGCAAAGAGGTCTGGTCAGCATTCAAAGATATTGACGGAACAATAACCGCCAAAGGGATTGACACAGCCCAAGCTAACCTCATGACCAGTATTGCGCTTTCGCTTAGCGACGCAATTACAACCGCTGTTAAATCAAATACCCCGGTAGCAGCGCCAAAAGCAACCAACGGTTAGAACGGGATTTCATCATCCAGTTCAGAAGCACCACCGCCGCCTGATGCAACGCGTTTTTGCGCGGGCGCAAAGCTTGCGCTGTCGTTGCTTGCATCATCCACGGAATAATCGCTGCCGCCGCTGCTCTTGCCATCCAGCATGGTCAGCTCGCCGCGATATTGCTTAAGCACAACGGCGGTCGTGTATTTTTCTTGGCCTTCTTTATCGGTGTATTTGCGGGTTTCCAATGCACCCTCGATATACACTTTGGAACCTTTTTTCAGGTATTTTTCAGCAACATCAATGATGCGGTCGTTGTAAACTTCTACCTTATGCCATTCGGTCTTTTCTTTGCGTTCACCGGTGGTCTTATCCTTCCAGTTTTCGGAAGTCGCAACTGAGAAATTCGCAACGCGCC
Encoded here:
- a CDS encoding 1-deoxy-D-xylulose-5-phosphate reductoisomerase encodes the protein MSDNVKALKQTVDFSRVTQTAPRSVTVLGSTGSVGTQTLELIEANPNQFTVTALTANQNVDLLIKQALALRPELVVIGDESKYKALKDGLGSAVAGKGIELAAGAQAITQAAQRKSDWVMAAIVGAAGLPPTLAAVKRGATVAFANKECLVCAGPLMMREVRDHGAHLLPVDSEHNAIYQVFDDEGRDGIERLILTASGGPFRHTSLEDMARVTPQEAVKHPVWSMGSKISIDSATMMNKGLEIIEASFLFDMPEEKIGVIVHPQSVIHSMVEYKDGSVLAQLGSPDMRTPIAYALAYPKRMTTPAARLNLAQIGSLTFEEPDPTRFRALHLTREALKRGGTAPTILNAANEIAVDAFLNNKIGFLDIAKIVEETLSTMNIQPLDTLEAVTTSDTAARRIASEKVKACGK
- a CDS encoding phosphatidate cytidylyltransferase, with the translated sequence MTLFHISKNLMIRLVSALVLVPSFLAILMLGGLPWQSLMLLGCLFAGYEWLAMLNPKQQKRVWVCVLFSLALTWGIALQADINTAFMLCLSLSLVLMAGFRLSKIEKPVLLSMGVSYLGSAMLALLHIREVGGFTLAATLCGVVWLTDTGAFFTGKMLRGAKLAPDISPSKTWTGFIGGLCCAALMAYLCSMLFSAQKPLVVVGVGLGLSLAAHCGDLFESWVKRHAGVKDSGVIIPGHGGLLDRVDGLIMAALLLSVALWMNGFDLSWWTQSN
- a CDS encoding isoprenyl transferase — its product is MTTTPKHVAIIMDGNGRWAAARHLPRVMGHKAGIDAVRRALQSAVDAHIPYLTLYGFSSENWKRPSDEVQDLMGLLRLYLQGELAQLHKEQVRLRIIGDRSRFDADIITLIEKAEELTAQNTRLNLTVALSYGGRQEMVRAVQMLAEKASAGLIAPQAIDEAAVSAQLYTQDIPDPDLIIRTSGEKRISNFLLWQSAYAEFVFLDTLWPDFTAEDMNRALDEFNKRERRYGARAS
- the frr gene encoding ribosome recycling factor, with protein sequence MALLDDLKHRMDASLDSFKKELAGLRTGRANVGMLEPVMVEAYGNMMPLNQVATISVAEPRLLTVQVWDKGMGKNVEKAIRDAGLGLNPQGDGQLIRVPVPDLTQERRMELSKVAGKYAEAARVAVRNVRRDGMDDLKKQEKDKKIGEDEHKTLSEKIQKLTDEVIKKIDEALAHKEKDIMVV
- the pyrH gene encoding UMP kinase, which translates into the protein MNTSIKPAKYQRILLKLSGEALMGERDYGLDQTVLDRVAEEIKDVVSKGIQVCVVIGGGNIFRGVSGAASGMERATADYMGMLATMMNALAMQNALEKVSVQTRVQSAIPMAAVCEPYIRRRAIRHMEKGRVVIFAAGTGNPFFTTDTAAALRASEMGCDALIKATKVDGVYSADPRKDKNATRFERLTYLDVLTKDLEVMDTSAISLARQSRIPIIVFSIFSHGELAEVVQGKGRFTIITEN
- the tsf gene encoding translation elongation factor Ts, producing MADISANAVKELREKTGAGMMDCKKALTEAAGDMEAAIDWLRKKGLSAAAKKAGRVAAEGLVAVVASGTKGTAVEVNAETDFVGRNEGFQSYVRTVADVAHNTTTDIEKLKTQPYPGTGRDVFGEITNLIATVGENMNLRRATQVSVKEGVVASYMHNAIAPGIGKIGVLVALESKADAAKLQALGKQIAMHIAAARPEFLDASSVDAKALERERAIFTEQAQAAGKPAEIIAKMVDGRIKKYYEEVCLLEQTFVVDGETKIKAVVEKAAKDLGTPVQLTAFVRYHLGEGIEKEQTDFAAEVAKMAS
- the rpsB gene encoding 30S ribosomal protein S2; the encoded protein is MAMPSFSMRQLMEAGVHFGHNTRRWNPKMSSYLFGVRNNVHIIDLEQTVPLLYRGLNAIRDVVSQGGRVLFVGTKHQAQEKIAASARQCGQYFVNSRWLGGMLTNWKTISYSIKRLRDLETEIVEQAAKLTKKELLEKTRERNKLEQALGGIKDMGGLPDIIFIIDTNKEDIAVKEAQKLGIPVVAVLDSNSDPSGIAYPVPGNDDALRAIEFYCDVVAQSVLDGLQKEMVASGIDLGAAEKPAEILLPTGVANDTKTA